The following are encoded in a window of Lynx canadensis isolate LIC74 chromosome B1, mLynCan4.pri.v2, whole genome shotgun sequence genomic DNA:
- the LOC115511940 gene encoding skin secretory protein xP2-like has translation MYRTMVRQSLVQELQPAEVEPEESGAGAEATVSPGHMIAGISRSAGKVLSGGTPAGVQEPEDDLAPVQGQPAPVQSEPAPAPILASAPASASDTIPASIPAPSPDTLPASASVTSTVPTPAPATASAPVSIPTPTIVLPLPLALFLLLSPALPQFLTLALLLPLLVPLPLPLVLFLPCICPFSCPCPYSCSCSAPAPLTVTARTRIPETLRAPKARWGHLVVG, from the exons ATGTACAGGACAATGGTCCGCCAGTCACTGGTCCAGGAGCTACAGCCTGCGGAGGTAGAGCCAGAGG AGTCAGGTGCAGGAGCAGAAGCCACTGTGTCTCCAGGCCACATGATCGCTGGCATCAGCCGCTCTGCAGGGAAGGTGCTGTCTGGAGGGACTCCTGCAGGAGTCCAGGAGCCAGAAGATGACTTGGCACCTGTGCAGGGACAGCCAGCACCTGTACAGAGTGAACCAGCTCCTGCTCCAATTCTTGCCTCTGCTCCTGCCTCAGCTTCTGACACTATTCCTGCTTCTATTCCAGCTCCTTCTCCTGACActcttcctgcttctgcctctgtGACTTCCACTGTTCCTACTCCTGCCCCTGCCACTGCCTCTGCCCCTGTTTCTATTCCTACCCCTACCATtgttctgcccctgcccctggccctgTTCTTGCTCCTGTCCCCAGCCCTCCCACAGTTCCTGACCCTGGCCTTACTCCTGCCCCTGTTGGTGCCACTGCCCCTGCCCTTGGTCCTGTTCTTGCCTTGTatctgccccttctcctgcccctgtCCCTATTCTTGctcctgctctgcccctgcccctctcactgTCACTGCCCGCACCAGGATCCCAGAGACATTGAGAGCCCCCAAAGCCCGATGGGGACACCTAGTTGTAGGATGA